Proteins encoded within one genomic window of Saccharopolyspora pogona:
- a CDS encoding zinc-dependent alcohol dehydrogenase family protein, with amino-acid sequence MKAVFFLGEGKLELRELPDPAPGPDEVVIRMKASGMCGSDLNHLHGPLRSGSELVIEGHEPCGVVELVGEAVRPSEAKVGDRVMVHHYDGCRTCQYCRSGWTQYCPNARTVYGGLDGDGGHADFMKVPAHTLIRLPDSLSFKTGAAISCGTGTAFGAIKRVGLSADETVAVFGQGPVGLSCTMLAKAFGARVIAIDVEPSRLEMAAKFGADHVVDAREQDPVAAVRELTRNGEGADKSIECSANTTVRTQAVQALRRWGTACMVGVFGKVELDSEELIQLQKTVVGSLTFSKNLQEECALFVAERSLDVESLFTDEFRLDEAERAYELFDRREIGKGVFIFD; translated from the coding sequence ATGAAAGCTGTTTTCTTCCTGGGCGAAGGCAAGCTCGAACTCCGCGAGCTTCCCGACCCGGCTCCCGGGCCCGACGAAGTGGTCATCCGCATGAAGGCCTCCGGCATGTGCGGGAGCGACCTCAACCACCTCCACGGCCCGCTGCGCAGCGGATCCGAGCTGGTGATCGAGGGGCATGAGCCGTGTGGAGTCGTCGAGCTCGTCGGTGAGGCCGTGCGACCCAGCGAGGCCAAGGTCGGAGACCGGGTCATGGTCCACCACTACGACGGCTGTCGCACCTGCCAGTACTGCCGTTCGGGCTGGACGCAGTACTGCCCGAACGCGCGCACCGTGTACGGCGGGCTGGACGGCGACGGCGGGCACGCGGACTTCATGAAAGTTCCCGCGCACACGCTCATCCGCTTGCCCGACTCGCTGTCGTTCAAGACCGGTGCGGCCATCTCGTGCGGCACCGGGACCGCCTTCGGGGCGATCAAGCGGGTCGGTCTGTCCGCCGACGAGACCGTGGCCGTCTTCGGGCAGGGGCCCGTGGGCCTGAGCTGCACGATGCTGGCCAAGGCATTCGGCGCCCGGGTCATCGCCATCGACGTGGAGCCCTCGCGGCTGGAGATGGCCGCGAAGTTCGGCGCCGACCACGTCGTCGACGCACGAGAGCAGGACCCCGTGGCCGCCGTTCGGGAACTGACCCGCAACGGCGAAGGCGCGGACAAGTCCATCGAGTGCAGCGCCAACACCACCGTGCGCACGCAAGCGGTCCAGGCGCTCCGGCGCTGGGGAACCGCATGCATGGTCGGGGTTTTCGGCAAGGTCGAGCTGGACAGCGAGGAACTCATCCAGTTGCAGAAGACCGTCGTCGGCTCGCTGACCTTCAGCAAGAACCTGCAGGAGGAGTGCGCCCTGTTCGTGGCCGAGCGCAGCCTGGACGTGGAGTCGCTGTTCACCGACGAGTTCCGGCTGGACGAGGCCGAGCGGGCCTACGAGCTGTTCGACCGGCGCGAGATCGGCAAGGGCGTCTTCATCTTCGACTGA
- a CDS encoding aldehyde dehydrogenase family protein codes for MTTTQQNFALFEQAQGFLSRDAHQLLIDGERVPAVSGKTLTTANPSTGEVLARLAAGDQADVDRAVFAARKAFNGQWSSWTPYERQALLTRIGQVLDERFEELIQIEALDMGAPVSRLRNTKPALLKMVSFFASQAAGISGETLMNGIPGNVTTMTLKAPVGVIGGIIPWNGPLNGQFWIIGAVLASGCTAVLKPSEDASLSVLRVAEILHEAGVPAGVINVVTGLGKEAGHALAAHPDVDRIAFTGSTQTGRSIIEASTANIKKLQLELGGKSADIVCADADLDKAVPGAAMGVFANSGQICFAGTRVLVQRPIVDEFTERLLAFIDTLRVGHSLDDAATLGPVISQPQLDKVLSYIDVGRNDGAELLCGGRRLDGELGNGYFVQPSVFAGVTNEMRIAREEIFGPVLSILPFDDVDEAIAIANDSEYGLGGAVWSQNLSTALRVVHGVHTGTMWVNCYGHIDPLVGFGGTKMSGYGSKGSAAQMDTYLYTKSVYIEL; via the coding sequence GTGACCACAACCCAGCAGAACTTCGCTCTGTTCGAGCAGGCCCAGGGCTTCTTGTCCCGCGACGCGCACCAGCTCCTCATCGACGGCGAGCGGGTCCCTGCCGTGTCCGGGAAGACGCTGACCACCGCCAACCCGTCGACCGGTGAGGTCCTGGCGCGGCTCGCCGCGGGCGATCAGGCCGACGTCGATCGCGCGGTCTTCGCCGCGCGCAAGGCGTTCAACGGTCAGTGGAGCAGCTGGACCCCGTACGAGCGCCAGGCGTTGCTCACGCGCATCGGACAGGTCCTCGACGAACGGTTCGAGGAACTGATCCAGATCGAGGCCCTGGACATGGGCGCCCCGGTGTCGAGGTTGCGCAACACCAAGCCCGCGTTGCTGAAGATGGTGTCGTTCTTCGCCTCCCAGGCGGCCGGCATCTCCGGTGAGACGCTGATGAACGGCATCCCCGGCAACGTCACCACGATGACGTTGAAAGCCCCGGTCGGGGTCATCGGCGGGATCATTCCCTGGAACGGTCCGCTCAACGGCCAGTTCTGGATCATCGGCGCTGTTCTGGCCAGTGGGTGCACCGCCGTGCTGAAGCCGTCCGAGGACGCCTCCCTGTCGGTGCTGCGGGTGGCGGAGATCCTGCACGAAGCCGGAGTGCCGGCCGGGGTCATCAACGTCGTGACCGGCCTGGGCAAGGAGGCCGGTCACGCGCTGGCTGCCCATCCCGACGTCGACCGCATCGCGTTCACCGGATCGACGCAGACCGGACGCAGCATCATCGAAGCGTCCACTGCGAACATCAAGAAGCTGCAGCTGGAACTGGGCGGCAAGTCGGCGGACATCGTGTGCGCGGACGCGGACCTGGACAAGGCCGTGCCGGGAGCCGCGATGGGAGTTTTCGCCAACTCCGGTCAGATCTGCTTCGCCGGCACTCGGGTGTTGGTGCAGCGGCCCATCGTCGACGAGTTCACCGAGCGGCTGCTGGCGTTCATCGACACCCTGCGGGTCGGACACAGCCTGGACGACGCCGCCACGCTCGGCCCGGTCATCTCCCAGCCGCAGCTGGACAAGGTGCTGTCCTACATCGATGTCGGGCGCAACGATGGGGCCGAACTGCTCTGCGGGGGACGGCGTCTCGACGGCGAACTCGGCAACGGGTACTTCGTGCAGCCCAGCGTCTTCGCCGGCGTGACCAACGAGATGCGCATCGCTCGCGAGGAGATCTTCGGCCCGGTCCTGTCGATCCTGCCGTTCGACGACGTCGACGAGGCCATCGCCATCGCCAACGACAGCGAATACGGGCTCGGGGGAGCGGTGTGGTCGCAAAACCTGTCCACCGCACTGCGAGTCGTTCACGGCGTCCACACAGGAACGATGTGGGTGAACTGCTACGGCCACATCGATCCGCTGGTCGGCTTCGGTGGAACGAAGATGAGCGGCTATGGCTCCAAGGGAAGTGCCGCGCAAATGGACACCTACCTCTACACCAAGAGTGTCTACATAGAACTGTGA
- a CDS encoding MFS transporter produces MNTHISAGQRLDNIPIGKFHRRLMLLVGLGMFFDSFDNTLSASVLASMLPTGFSTLELNSLFLSVTFAGLAIGAAFAGWLSDRFGRGFAFQFSLALFGILALCAAMAPSMPVLIALRGLMSIGLGAEYVICYGMITEFIPRYRRGRYLGMLGICGGLGVSLSSLLGWVVIPAVSWRGMFVIGGVGALIAWWMRRGMPESPRWLESRGRHEDAEAIIQKIERESGVANPEAGSTPVGHQAGGAVDEKAEWVPITVLFSRPVIRRTFMALILTVTCLFGSYVVTGWIPTFFVKQGMTVSTSLGFNAAIMSGYVAGPLLCVFIADRLGRRRSIVTFGTLSAIFAGIYPFMTEPVLIIAIGFILVATVAAFLTLGLGTTPEFFPTAFRFRGGGVSQTVGRIGLIFSPFIVLWLFNSYGVIGVIGAVSGMYVLVTLLNAFAGVDTSREALAQIAADDPQPESDSVSDLSSSGSTHAARRPDSRD; encoded by the coding sequence ATGAATACGCACATCAGTGCGGGCCAGCGGCTCGACAATATCCCGATCGGCAAGTTCCACCGGCGCTTGATGCTGCTGGTCGGCCTCGGCATGTTCTTCGACTCGTTCGACAACACGCTCTCAGCCTCGGTGCTGGCATCAATGCTGCCCACCGGCTTCTCGACGCTCGAGCTGAACTCGCTCTTCCTGTCGGTCACGTTCGCCGGCCTCGCGATCGGAGCGGCCTTCGCCGGCTGGCTCAGCGATCGGTTCGGACGCGGCTTCGCCTTCCAATTCAGCCTGGCGCTCTTCGGGATCCTCGCTCTGTGCGCGGCGATGGCACCGTCGATGCCGGTTCTCATCGCCCTGCGAGGCCTGATGAGCATCGGGCTGGGCGCCGAGTACGTCATCTGCTACGGCATGATCACCGAATTCATCCCGCGTTACCGCCGCGGCCGGTACCTGGGCATGCTCGGAATCTGCGGTGGGCTCGGCGTCTCGCTGTCCTCGCTGCTCGGCTGGGTGGTCATTCCCGCGGTGTCCTGGCGCGGGATGTTCGTCATCGGAGGCGTGGGCGCCCTGATCGCCTGGTGGATGCGCCGGGGTATGCCCGAGTCGCCGCGTTGGCTGGAATCGCGCGGGCGGCACGAGGACGCCGAGGCCATCATCCAGAAGATCGAGCGCGAGTCCGGAGTCGCGAACCCGGAGGCCGGCTCGACTCCGGTCGGGCACCAGGCGGGCGGCGCGGTGGACGAAAAGGCCGAGTGGGTGCCGATCACGGTGCTGTTCTCGCGTCCCGTCATCCGGCGGACGTTTATGGCCCTGATCTTGACCGTCACCTGCCTGTTCGGTTCCTACGTCGTCACCGGGTGGATCCCCACGTTCTTCGTGAAGCAGGGGATGACCGTGTCGACGTCCCTGGGTTTCAACGCGGCGATCATGTCCGGCTACGTCGCGGGACCGCTGCTGTGCGTGTTCATCGCCGACCGCCTTGGACGGCGCCGCAGCATCGTGACGTTCGGGACGCTATCGGCGATCTTCGCCGGCATCTACCCGTTCATGACGGAGCCTGTGCTGATCATCGCCATCGGCTTCATCCTGGTCGCCACGGTTGCGGCGTTCCTGACCCTGGGCCTGGGAACGACACCGGAGTTCTTCCCGACCGCCTTCCGCTTCCGCGGCGGCGGTGTCTCCCAGACCGTAGGTCGCATCGGCTTGATCTTCTCGCCCTTCATCGTCCTGTGGCTGTTCAACAGCTACGGCGTGATCGGGGTGATCGGGGCCGTGTCGGGGATGTACGTCCTCGTGACCCTGCTCAACGCCTTCGCCGGTGTGGACACCTCTCGGGAGGCGTTGGCGCAGATCGCCGCGGACGACCCGCAGCCGGAGTCGGATTCGGTTTCCGATCTGTCGTCCTCGGGCTCAACTCACGCGGCTCGGCGGCCGGACTCGCGCGACTGA
- a CDS encoding helix-turn-helix domain-containing protein: protein MLLRLVYLSVTNAFAVLRLLPMTGRDKDVEILALRHQIAVPERQLGKYKVRFTPSDRAFLAALLHRLPLEVLRRLRLLVRPDTVLRWHRDLVARHHAAACPPKRPGRPRIVRSARTLVLRQAKENPCWGYRRLHGGTCSMPYASSNSSTTPTGRTSASRTPARYVPCPCRSPIQNSSIPSTYVDAIGWVASSTSTSTWHDLRGCGFRQGYG, encoded by the coding sequence GTGCTGCTGCGACTGGTCTATCTGAGCGTGACGAACGCGTTCGCCGTGCTGCGCCTGCTGCCGATGACCGGCAGGGACAAGGACGTGGAGATCCTGGCCCTGCGCCATCAGATTGCGGTGCCGGAGCGCCAACTCGGTAAGTACAAGGTGCGGTTCACTCCGAGCGATCGCGCATTCCTGGCGGCGCTGCTGCACCGGCTGCCGCTGGAGGTGCTGCGTCGGCTGCGGCTGCTGGTACGTCCGGACACGGTGCTGCGCTGGCACCGCGACCTGGTCGCACGCCACCACGCAGCCGCCTGCCCGCCGAAGCGCCCAGGACGACCTCGAATCGTGCGCTCCGCCCGGACCTTGGTACTGCGCCAGGCCAAGGAGAACCCCTGCTGGGGATATCGCCGACTCCACGGCGGCACCTGCTCCATGCCTTACGCGAGTTCGAACAGTTCTACAACTCCCACCGGCCGCACCAGTGCATCGCGAACGCCCGCCCGCTACGTCCCTTGCCCGTGCCGGTCGCCGATCCAGAACAGCTCGATCCCTTCAACATACGTCGACGCGATCGGCTGGGTGGCATCCTCCACGAGTACCAGCACGTGGCATGACCTGCGTGGATGCGGTTTTCGGCAAGGGTATGGGTAG